A genomic stretch from Solanum stenotomum isolate F172 chromosome 8, ASM1918654v1, whole genome shotgun sequence includes:
- the LOC125875232 gene encoding probable serine/threonine-protein kinase PBL9: MGICLSARIKAESPFHTGLNSRSVSTDGGDSNSSSRVPPTTRSEGEILQSPNLKSFSFSDLKTATRNFRPDSVLGEGGFGSVFKGWIDENTFAATKPGTGVIIAVKRLNQEGFQGHREWLAEVNYLGQFSHPHLVKLIGYCLEDEHRLLVYEFMPRGSLENHLFRRGSYFQPLSWKLRLKVALGAAKGLAFLHSAETKVIYRDFKTSNILLDSNYTAKLSDFGLAKDGPTGDKSHVSTRVMGTYGYAAPEYMATGHLTSKSDVYSFGVVLLEMLSGRRAIDKNRPAGEHNLVEWAKPYLGNKRKVFRVLDTRLEGQYSMDVASKVANLALRCLSKDPRFRPSMSDIDKELEQLYQQSKDSGNTRSHASNRPRPRRRSAGDVASRNPSVAYPRPSASPLYAK, translated from the exons ATGGGGATATGTTTGAGTGCTAGAATTAAAGCTGAAAGTCCATTTCATACAG GGCTAAATTCAAGATCTGTTAGCACAGATGGAGGTGATAGCAATTCAAGCTCCAGGGTTCCACCAACTACTAGAAGTGAAGGAGAGATATTGCAGTCTCCCAATTTGAAGAGCTTTAGTTTTTCTGATCTCAAAACAGCCACTAGGAACTTTCGTCCCGATAGTGTGCTGGGAGAAGGTGGATTTGGATCAGTTTTTAAAGGGTGGATCGATGAGAACACGTTTGCAGCTACCAAGCCTGGGACAGGTGTGATCATTGCTGTGAAAAGGCTAAATCAAGAAGGTTTTCAAGGTCACAGGGAATGGCTG GCGGAAGTTAACTATTTGGGGCAGTTTTCTCATCCTCATCTTGTAAAGCTGATTGGCTACTGCTTGGAGGATGAACACCGGCTTTTGGTTTATGAGTTCATGCCTCGGGGCAGCTTGGAAAACCAtttgtttagaa GAGGTTCTTATTTCCAACCTCTTTCTTGGAAACTACGCTTGAAGGTTGCTCTAGGAGCTGCAAAGGGGCTTGCTTTTCTCCACAGTGCTGAGACAAAAGTGATATATCGAGACTTCAAAACCTCGAATATTTTGCTTGATTCG AATTACACTGCCAAACTCTCTGACTTTGGATTAGCTAAGGATGGGCCAACAGGCGATAAAAGCCACGTCTCTACAAGGGTTATGGGGACCTATGGATATGCAGCTCCAGAATACATGGCCACTG GTCATTTAACTAGCAAGAGTGATGTGTATAGTTTTGGAGTTGTCCTCCTTGAAATGCTGTCAGGTCGTAGGGCAATCGACAAGAATAGACCAGCCGGAGAACACAATCTAGTGGAGTGGGCGAAACCTTACCTAGGTAACAAACGCAAGGTCTTCCGTGTTCTGGATACCCGTCTTGAAGGCCAGTATTCAATGGACGTGGCGAGTAAAGTAGCTAACCTTGCCTTGCGGTGCCTATCCAAAGATCCTCGATTTAGACCAAGCATGAGTGACATTGATAAAGAACTGGAGCAACTTTATCAACAATCTAAAGATTCAGGAAATACTCGCAGCCATGCTAGCAACCGACCTAGACCACGTAGACGAAGTGCTGGTGATGTTGCTAGTAGAAATCCTTCAGTTGCTTATCCAAGACCTTCTGCTTCTCCCCTTTACGCTAAATAA